In Rhodospirillales bacterium RIFCSPLOWO2_02_FULL_58_16, a genomic segment contains:
- a CDS encoding MFS transporter, translating into MIEVENLTKDYGTHLGIDGLTFSAEKGELLGFLGPNGAGKTTTMRILTCFFPATGGKAVVAGFDCFEDSLEVRKRLGYLPENVPLYKDIAVEDYLNFVAGVKGVDAKDVKRRVGKVVSECGLAEYAKRMIGELSKGYRQRVGLAQALVNDPEILVLDEPTNGLDPRQIKEIRKLIIELAGQRTVILSSHILPEVSMVCKKIVIIDKGKLVAVDTPENLVSNLHEATKMHMIINGPSQAIMKEIRQVKGVAKVEHDKDSNVFIVSIKKGADARQSIPPVIVNNNWDLVEMRAVQASLEDVFLHLVTKEEGA; encoded by the coding sequence ATGATCGAAGTTGAGAACCTGACGAAAGATTACGGCACACATCTCGGCATCGACGGACTTACCTTCTCGGCGGAAAAAGGCGAGCTGTTGGGGTTTCTCGGCCCTAACGGGGCCGGGAAGACGACCACCATGCGGATTCTCACCTGCTTTTTCCCCGCCACCGGCGGAAAGGCCGTAGTCGCCGGATTTGACTGTTTTGAGGACTCTTTGGAGGTCCGCAAGCGGCTGGGCTATCTGCCGGAGAACGTGCCGCTGTACAAGGACATAGCGGTCGAGGATTACCTGAACTTCGTCGCCGGCGTTAAGGGCGTGGACGCCAAGGACGTCAAGAGGCGCGTCGGCAAGGTGGTGAGCGAGTGCGGTCTCGCCGAATATGCCAAGCGGATGATCGGCGAACTGTCCAAGGGCTACCGGCAAAGGGTGGGGCTGGCCCAGGCGCTGGTAAATGATCCGGAGATTCTTGTCCTTGACGAGCCGACCAACGGTCTTGATCCGCGCCAGATCAAGGAAATCAGGAAGCTGATCATCGAATTGGCCGGGCAACGCACGGTGATTCTTTCCAGCCACATCCTTCCCGAAGTCAGCATGGTCTGCAAGAAGATCGTGATTATCGACAAAGGCAAGCTGGTGGCGGTGGATACTCCGGAAAATCTGGTGTCGAACCTTCATGAAGCCACTAAAATGCACATGATCATTAACGGCCCTTCCCAGGCGATAATGAAGGAAATCCGCCAGGTTAAAGGGGTCGCCAAGGTGGAACATGACAAGGACTCCAATGTTTTCATCGTCAGCATCAAGAAAGGCGCCGATGCGCGTCAAAGCATTCCGCCGGTGATCGTCAATAACAACTGGGACCTGGTGGAGATGCGCGCCGTTCAGGCGAGTCTGGAGGACGTCTTTCTCCATCTGGTGACGAAAGAGGAAGGCGCCTAA